In one window of Thermodesulfobacteriota bacterium DNA:
- the hrpB gene encoding ATP-dependent helicase HrpB — MLKDLSNLVRDAGLPVNEAVPELLFALKRGRNAVLEAPPGAGKTTMVPLAVLGEGGGDGWLAKNRILMLEPRRLAARAAASRMAELLGEKTGETVGYRTRLDSAIGPRTRIEVVTEGILTRLIQDDPSLEGTGIVVFDEFHERSVHADLGLALTLECQSALREDLRILVMSATLDGREIASLLGGAPVIRSFGSSYPVDVRYLPGALRPERADTETGPDFIKKAVSAALSALREEAGSVLVFLPGSGEIKRVEAALREKTLTPDVDIVPLYGDLSREAQDLAIRPSPLGRRKIVLATSIAETSLTIDGIRVVIDSGLKRVPRFSPATGLSRLETVRVTKDSAAQRCGRAGRIAPGVCLRLWPEHMNAALKERASPEILEADLLPLALELSVWGAAGPEKLKWLDPPPKGALSQARELLLRLGAVNCDGAATAHGRDMARLPLHPRLAHMVIKGNSIGLGALACGIAAFLTERDFLKDERDPDLRHRLELLSGNASGGARSIDRHALERVKSASRQLEKQLGIRGRPRDPDKAGLLLAFAYPDRIGKRRGGARDGRYLLANGRGAILQASTAGAEYIVAASLEGGERDSRVFLAAPLIESWIDEHFSDLIEAVEIIDWDQQEKCVIARTERRLSALVLSERQIKDPDRERVLDALFKGIRLNGIKALPWDRHSEGLRARINFLNRVGNLTGAAFPGLTDEKLLGSLEEWLGPCASGMTRLEHLKGIDMKAAMLGLLSWDERESLERLAPSHIIVPSGSRIAIDYSGERPVLAVRLQEMFGLASTPAIAGGKAKLLLHLLSPAGRPMQVTDDLAGFWASSYQLVKKELRGRYPKHHWPDDPMAAEPSRGAKRKK; from the coding sequence ATGCTTAAAGACCTTTCCAATCTCGTCAGGGACGCCGGCCTGCCGGTTAACGAGGCCGTTCCGGAACTCCTTTTTGCGCTCAAGAGAGGACGGAACGCTGTACTCGAGGCCCCTCCTGGCGCGGGAAAGACCACGATGGTCCCACTGGCGGTCCTCGGAGAGGGCGGTGGCGACGGGTGGCTCGCGAAAAATCGCATCCTGATGCTCGAGCCGAGGAGGCTCGCGGCAAGGGCCGCGGCATCGAGGATGGCCGAACTCCTCGGCGAAAAGACCGGCGAGACCGTGGGCTACAGGACAAGGCTCGACAGCGCCATCGGCCCTCGGACGAGGATAGAGGTGGTTACGGAAGGGATACTCACGCGCCTCATTCAGGACGACCCATCGCTCGAAGGGACCGGGATAGTCGTCTTCGACGAATTCCATGAAAGGAGCGTGCACGCGGACCTCGGGCTCGCCCTGACTCTCGAATGCCAGTCGGCGTTAAGGGAAGACCTCCGGATACTCGTCATGTCGGCGACGCTCGACGGCAGGGAGATAGCCTCCCTCCTTGGAGGTGCGCCTGTCATAAGGAGCTTCGGGAGCTCGTATCCGGTGGACGTCAGGTATCTGCCCGGCGCATTGAGGCCCGAGCGGGCCGATACTGAGACCGGGCCGGATTTCATTAAAAAGGCGGTTTCAGCGGCCCTTTCGGCCTTGAGGGAAGAGGCCGGGAGCGTCCTGGTCTTTCTTCCCGGTAGCGGCGAGATAAAGCGGGTGGAAGCCGCGCTCAGGGAAAAGACCCTTACGCCGGACGTGGACATAGTCCCGCTATATGGAGACCTCTCCAGGGAGGCGCAGGACCTGGCCATAAGGCCCTCTCCTTTGGGGAGGAGAAAAATAGTGCTCGCGACTTCCATAGCGGAGACGAGCCTCACGATAGACGGTATACGGGTGGTCATAGACTCGGGGCTTAAGCGCGTGCCGCGCTTTTCTCCGGCAACAGGCTTGAGCAGGCTGGAGACGGTCAGGGTCACAAAGGACTCCGCGGCCCAGAGATGCGGCAGGGCCGGGAGGATAGCGCCCGGCGTCTGCCTGAGGCTATGGCCCGAGCACATGAACGCGGCCCTTAAGGAACGCGCGTCGCCCGAGATACTGGAAGCCGACCTCCTGCCCCTGGCCCTTGAGCTTTCGGTCTGGGGGGCCGCCGGCCCGGAGAAGCTCAAGTGGCTCGACCCGCCGCCAAAAGGGGCGCTCTCCCAGGCAAGGGAGCTTCTCCTCCGGCTTGGGGCCGTCAACTGCGACGGAGCCGCGACCGCCCACGGAAGGGATATGGCGAGGCTTCCCCTTCACCCGCGCCTTGCTCACATGGTCATCAAGGGAAATTCAATCGGACTCGGCGCGCTCGCATGCGGTATCGCCGCCTTCCTTACTGAGCGGGACTTCCTCAAGGACGAAAGGGACCCGGACCTTAGGCACAGGCTGGAGCTACTCTCCGGCAACGCCAGCGGCGGGGCCCGTTCAATAGACAGGCACGCCCTTGAAAGGGTAAAGTCGGCCTCCCGGCAGCTCGAAAAACAGCTCGGCATAAGGGGCCGGCCACGAGACCCGGACAAGGCAGGGCTGCTCCTCGCCTTCGCGTACCCGGACAGGATCGGAAAAAGGAGGGGCGGCGCGCGGGACGGACGCTATCTCCTCGCAAACGGAAGGGGCGCTATCCTTCAGGCCTCGACCGCGGGCGCGGAGTATATCGTAGCCGCAAGCCTCGAAGGCGGAGAGAGGGACTCGCGCGTATTTCTCGCGGCCCCGCTCATCGAATCCTGGATAGACGAACATTTCAGCGACCTGATCGAAGCAGTTGAAATCATCGATTGGGACCAGCAGGAGAAATGCGTCATAGCCAGGACCGAAAGGAGGCTCTCGGCGCTCGTCCTATCCGAAAGGCAGATAAAGGACCCGGACAGGGAAAGGGTGCTTGATGCGCTCTTCAAGGGAATAAGGCTGAACGGCATCAAGGCGCTACCCTGGGACAGGCACTCGGAAGGCCTCAGGGCGCGCATAAACTTTCTAAACCGCGTAGGCAATCTTACCGGGGCCGCCTTCCCCGGCCTTACGGACGAGAAGCTCCTGGGCTCGCTTGAGGAATGGCTCGGGCCGTGCGCATCCGGCATGACAAGGCTTGAGCACCTTAAAGGAATCGACATGAAGGCCGCCATGCTCGGCTTGCTTTCGTGGGATGAGCGCGAATCGCTCGAAAGGCTCGCCCCGTCCCACATCATAGTACCGAGCGGCTCCAGGATAGCCATAGACTATTCGGGCGAGCGCCCTGTGCTCGCCGTAAGGCTCCAGGAGATGTTCGGGCTCGCCTCGACCCCCGCGATAGCAGGAGGAAAAGCAAAGCTCCTCCTGCACCTCCTTTCCCCCGCGGGCCGCCCGATGCAGGTAACCGACGACCTTGCCGGTTTCTGGGCCTCAAGCTACCAGCTCGTCAAAAAGGA